The Patescibacteria group bacterium genome has a segment encoding these proteins:
- a CDS encoding glycosyltransferase family 1 protein, whose amino-acid sequence MIIGIDASRANIAQQTGTELYSYTLIEEFKKLADLNDRFILYSKDKLKYGLEILPPNFDSQVLRWPPKFLWTQIRLSFAMVMRRQDVLFVPAHTIPLHHPKNTVVTVHDIGFEQIDRLYDKKMIGSGGVSRRVLSAGARLFTLGKYSASELDYHRWATEYAIRHAKKIITVSEFTKNEIIKRYGISINKVAVIYHGINRAVFKKINDTAAIKKTLDNMKISSPFLLYVGRLEEKKNTPGLIKIFRILKTKYKMPHQLVLVGKPGLNYDAVNKLIDQYNLNAFVVRPGYVNEGELIHLRNAADVFVFPSLYEGFGMPILESMACGTPVVCSRAASLPEVAGDAALMANPEDYEEFASKIHRVVADADIRNGLINRGWERISHFRWDECAKKTLDVIKEP is encoded by the coding sequence ATGATAATCGGTATCGATGCATCACGAGCTAATATCGCTCAACAAACCGGCACCGAGCTATACTCATATACCCTGATAGAAGAATTCAAAAAATTGGCCGATTTAAATGATCGGTTTATATTGTATTCCAAAGACAAACTGAAATACGGATTGGAAATATTACCTCCAAACTTCGATTCTCAAGTGTTGCGATGGCCGCCTAAATTTCTTTGGACGCAAATCAGGCTATCATTTGCCATGGTCATGAGACGTCAAGACGTACTTTTTGTACCAGCGCATACTATACCATTACACCATCCCAAAAATACCGTAGTAACAGTTCACGATATCGGCTTCGAACAAATTGATCGTTTGTATGATAAGAAAATGATCGGGTCTGGAGGGGTTTCACGCCGGGTATTATCGGCCGGTGCGCGCCTTTTCACGCTAGGAAAATATAGCGCTAGCGAACTAGATTATCATCGCTGGGCAACCGAATATGCCATTAGACACGCTAAAAAAATAATTACAGTATCAGAATTTACTAAAAACGAAATAATCAAACGATATGGCATATCAATAAATAAAGTAGCGGTAATTTATCACGGGATAAACCGCGCGGTATTTAAAAAAATCAACGATACTGCAGCTATAAAGAAAACATTGGATAATATGAAAATATCCTCACCATTTCTGTTATATGTAGGGCGGCTAGAGGAAAAAAAGAATACCCCAGGACTAATAAAGATATTCAGAATATTAAAGACTAAGTATAAAATGCCGCATCAGTTAGTTCTAGTTGGAAAACCGGGGTTGAATTACGATGCAGTGAATAAGCTAATCGATCAATACAATTTAAACGCTTTTGTTGTAAGGCCCGGCTATGTTAATGAGGGCGAGCTAATTCATCTGCGAAATGCAGCCGATGTATTTGTTTTTCCATCGCTGTATGAAGGGTTTGGCATGCCGATTCTTGAGTCCATGGCATGCGGTACGCCGGTAGTGTGCAGCCGGGCAGCCTCATTACCCGAAGTTGCCGGTGATGCTGCCTTGATGGCAAATCCTGAAGATTACGAAGAGTTCGCATCAAAAATTCATCGTGTTGTTGCTGATGCTGATATACGTAATGGATTAATTAATCGTGGCTGGGAAAGAATCTCCCATTTTCGTTGGGACGAGTGTGCCAAAAAAACCCTCGATGTCATAAAAGAGCCATAA
- a CDS encoding rod shape-determining protein, with protein MFVKKIGIDLGTANTLVYVPKRGIIINEPSVVAISIADKKVLAVGEEAKEMLGRTPDTIMASRPMRDGVIADYRTTESMLRYFINKALGGVRFFRPEVMVAVPAGITSTERRAVIDATLQAGAKAAFIIKEPIAAAIGANIPIGSASGHMIIDLGGGTTEIAVISLGGIVASTSIRVGGNKLEVAITDFIRRKYGLAIGDRTAEELKITIGSAMTVEEKLSMDIRGRDMVSGLPKTITVTSDDVTDAIQDELGAIIQAVKSVLQVTPPELAADVIDKGMVLSGGTALLRNLDKLLSQATGVPTYTSDDSLLCVAKGTGIALENLESYKRSILYTK; from the coding sequence ATGTTTGTAAAGAAAATTGGCATAGATCTAGGGACGGCCAATACTTTGGTGTATGTTCCAAAAAGGGGTATCATCATAAATGAGCCCTCGGTTGTCGCCATATCAATCGCTGATAAAAAAGTATTGGCCGTTGGGGAAGAGGCTAAGGAAATGTTGGGTCGCACTCCCGACACTATTATGGCATCCCGGCCGATGCGTGATGGTGTCATCGCTGATTATCGTACTACTGAAAGTATGTTACGTTATTTTATTAATAAGGCCCTGGGTGGAGTACGATTTTTCCGTCCCGAAGTAATGGTAGCTGTTCCGGCCGGTATTACATCCACCGAACGTCGGGCCGTAATAGACGCCACTCTTCAAGCCGGCGCTAAAGCGGCATTTATTATAAAAGAGCCAATCGCAGCCGCAATCGGTGCCAATATACCCATTGGCTCTGCCTCTGGGCACATGATTATTGACTTGGGCGGCGGTACAACTGAAATTGCCGTAATCTCTTTGGGAGGCATAGTGGCCAGCACCTCGATTCGTGTCGGCGGGAATAAGCTAGAAGTGGCGATTACCGACTTTATTCGCCGTAAATACGGCTTGGCCATCGGTGACCGTACGGCTGAGGAGCTGAAGATTACGATCGGATCAGCCATGACGGTAGAAGAAAAGCTATCGATGGATATTCGGGGACGCGATATGGTCAGCGGATTACCAAAAACAATAACGGTTACATCAGACGATGTTACGGATGCGATCCAGGACGAGCTGGGTGCAATTATACAAGCGGTAAAGTCGGTATTACAAGTAACACCACCAGAATTAGCCGCTGATGTAATAGACAAAGGTATGGTTTTGAGCGGAGGTACGGCTCTATTGCGCAATCTGGATAAACTGTTATCCCAGGCTACGGGCGTACCGACGTATACGTCTGACGATTCGTTGCTATGTGTAGCCAAGGGTACGGGCATTGCTCTGGAAAATCTGGAATCATATAAACGTAGCATACTCTACACAAAATAG
- a CDS encoding DUF4012 domain-containing protein — translation MINLHPGSALSENGTTVINNNRRRMKRILLILVSILSVIIIFTGIGYLVYQKDARILLAKSLSGKDNFYAAQKDITAEDFKGAAQHLDSAGKDFAEASKSLDKMGSLRKIPYIRTQVSAVTNVLLAGTQTASALEKVSQLADEIITPIKKDGQFTLASVTPEQKHVILQKITESYPDLVGIKAEIDLAVANIDQIPDHGVLPALKNSIKPIQDQLPNLQEALVSALPATEILPPIAGYPDEQTYLFLLQNNTELRPTGGFIGTYGILKVKDAEITSFKTDNIYNLDDPVQNTLNIEPPAVLRKYLKAEKWFMRDSNWSPDFPTSAEKALWFYAKENGREKNINGVIATTPDMIRSLLKLTGEIKVNGITFNEANFVETLQYQVEQGYYRQGISESDRKEVIGAMADELMKRLMNFPQKRWGELWQVIGDNIEQKQMLFYSNKPTLQAMINQENWGGNVRPTTTEDFLMIVDANMASLKSDPGVKRTIDYKVENADDGLYGDVTVTYDNQGTFNWKSTRYRTYTRIYVPKGSQLIEQSGVMLNDMLSGGKPGQAEVFDEFDKTAIAGFISIEPKTTGQLHYRYKLPSAVSETVNGDRYSLIVEKQAGTTAHALNLNLTFKRSILTAEPIDKFQKKEHNSVALNTDLLTDRAFDITFK, via the coding sequence ATGATAAATCTCCATCCCGGTTCGGCCTTATCAGAAAATGGTACTACGGTGATAAATAATAATAGACGAAGGATGAAGCGCATATTGTTGATTTTAGTTAGTATTTTGAGTGTGATAATCATATTTACTGGTATTGGCTATTTGGTATATCAAAAGGATGCTCGGATACTGCTGGCTAAATCATTGAGTGGCAAAGATAATTTTTATGCTGCTCAAAAAGATATTACTGCTGAAGATTTCAAAGGCGCTGCCCAACACCTGGATAGCGCCGGTAAGGACTTTGCCGAGGCCTCAAAGAGTCTTGATAAAATGGGCAGCTTGAGGAAGATCCCTTATATCCGAACACAGGTTAGCGCCGTAACCAACGTGCTATTGGCTGGCACTCAAACTGCCTCCGCGCTGGAAAAAGTTAGCCAATTAGCCGATGAAATAATCACACCGATAAAGAAAGACGGGCAATTTACTTTGGCGTCAGTGACGCCGGAACAGAAGCACGTAATTCTGCAAAAAATTACCGAATCATATCCAGACCTGGTGGGCATCAAGGCCGAAATAGATCTAGCTGTTGCCAATATTGATCAAATTCCAGACCATGGAGTACTGCCTGCATTGAAGAATTCTATTAAACCAATCCAGGACCAATTGCCCAATTTACAGGAGGCACTGGTGAGCGCTTTGCCGGCAACGGAAATATTGCCACCGATCGCCGGATATCCCGACGAACAAACATATTTGTTTTTACTCCAAAATAATACGGAGCTACGTCCTACGGGCGGCTTTATAGGAACGTATGGAATACTAAAGGTAAAAGACGCCGAGATTACATCGTTCAAAACTGATAATATATACAATCTAGACGACCCAGTTCAAAATACTCTCAACATCGAACCGCCGGCAGTGCTGCGGAAATATCTAAAAGCCGAAAAATGGTTTATGCGTGATAGTAACTGGTCGCCTGATTTTCCAACTAGTGCGGAGAAGGCGCTTTGGTTCTACGCCAAAGAAAATGGTCGTGAAAAGAATATCAATGGCGTAATAGCTACAACGCCAGATATGATACGATCACTTTTGAAACTGACCGGTGAAATTAAGGTAAATGGCATAACGTTTAATGAGGCCAACTTTGTTGAGACATTGCAATACCAGGTTGAGCAAGGCTATTACCGGCAGGGGATATCAGAATCAGATCGTAAGGAGGTTATTGGTGCGATGGCCGATGAATTGATGAAACGACTTATGAATTTCCCTCAAAAACGCTGGGGTGAACTATGGCAAGTGATCGGTGACAACATCGAACAGAAACAAATGTTGTTCTATTCAAATAAACCGACCCTGCAGGCGATGATCAATCAAGAAAATTGGGGCGGTAATGTCAGGCCTACCACCACCGAAGATTTCTTAATGATAGTGGATGCTAATATGGCAAGTTTGAAATCGGACCCCGGTGTAAAGAGAACGATCGATTATAAAGTTGAAAATGCTGACGATGGGTTATACGGCGACGTCACCGTTACATACGACAATCAGGGCACTTTTAATTGGAAGTCAACTCGATATCGCACCTATACCCGAATTTACGTCCCCAAGGGAAGTCAACTGATTGAACAATCGGGCGTAATGCTAAATGACATGCTAAGCGGTGGAAAACCCGGACAAGCCGAAGTTTTCGATGAATTTGATAAAACAGCCATCGCTGGATTTATTTCTATCGAACCAAAAACTACCGGTCAACTGCATTACCGCTATAAGCTGCCCAGCGCCGTATCTGAAACTGTAAATGGTGATCGCTATTCACTAATCGTAGAAAAACAGGCTGGAACAACAGCCCACGCTCTGAATCTCAATTTAACCTTTAAAAGATCGATTCTAACAGCGGAGCCCATTGACAAATTTCAGAAGAAAGAGCACAATAGTGTCGCTCTGAATACGGATTTATTGACCGATCGGGCATTTGATATCACATTCAAGTAA
- a CDS encoding glycosyltransferase family 2 protein, whose protein sequence is MDISIIILNYRSKGLTKQCLKGIRLLQTSLQIQTIVVDNASNDGTDEMVRDEFSWAEYISSPENKGYAAGNNLGIHKAKGKYLVILNPDVAIFNNSLETLFKYMETHPHVGLCGPKLINPDGSVQASCRTFQTPKIIYYRRTPLGRLPKPRQLIRQHLMLDWDHRQNRPVDWMIGACFMVRASVLPVVGLLDERFFLYLEDMDWCRRFWQSGYEVHYVADAEMVHYHQRLSAENPGLVGLFSYGTRIHIISAFKYFAKYFGTKLPNTKL, encoded by the coding sequence ATGGATATATCTATAATCATTTTAAACTATCGATCAAAAGGACTAACCAAACAATGTTTGAAGGGAATTAGGTTACTCCAGACAAGTCTTCAAATACAAACAATCGTGGTCGATAATGCATCAAATGACGGTACTGATGAAATGGTGCGCGATGAATTTTCTTGGGCTGAATATATTTCTTCACCGGAGAACAAGGGGTATGCAGCCGGAAACAATCTGGGCATACACAAAGCCAAGGGAAAATATCTGGTAATTCTAAATCCCGATGTTGCCATATTTAACAATTCGCTCGAGACGCTATTTAAATATATGGAGACGCATCCGCATGTGGGGTTATGCGGACCAAAATTAATAAATCCTGATGGTAGTGTTCAGGCGTCATGCCGCACTTTCCAAACCCCGAAGATTATTTATTATAGAAGGACACCGCTGGGTCGCTTGCCCAAACCGCGCCAATTAATAAGACAACACTTGATGCTGGACTGGGACCACAGACAAAATAGGCCAGTCGATTGGATGATCGGCGCTTGTTTTATGGTCAGAGCTTCTGTCTTACCCGTGGTGGGCTTACTGGACGAAAGATTTTTCCTATATTTAGAGGATATGGATTGGTGTCGTCGGTTTTGGCAATCTGGATATGAAGTCCACTATGTGGCCGATGCGGAAATGGTGCACTATCACCAGAGATTGTCAGCCGAAAATCCAGGCCTGGTTGGATTATTTAGCTATGGTACAAGGATTCATATTATCAGCGCTTTTAAGTATTTTGCTAAATATTTTGGCACAAAATTACCTAATACGAAATTATGA
- a CDS encoding glycosyltransferase family 2 protein encodes MQHTMTGHPSRNIRLSINLLTYNSSHDLERFFNSLKNQSFKNYNVIVIDNASNDNSVELSRNCCPGAKIIRNKYNLGYAGGHNVGLSLTDTEYVLVANPDVTLTETFLERLVVSLDEDERLASVGGKLLGMTENLNKHKHCGIIDTTGIIVYRNRRFVDRGQGEDDMGQYENDSNVFGLSGALVMYRMKALREVCLPGGHFFDKRYFMYREDIDLAWRLQHYGWRARYIHTALGWHRRTAADPNKSGNVSTARHRFKKSQLVNYWSYRNHLYTLLKNERLSDFWRDGIGIVWYELKKLTFIIIFEPGSLRAWKEIWQQRHTLKQDRKSIQSQGRCHMYEWRV; translated from the coding sequence ATGCAACACACGATGACGGGGCACCCGTCTAGAAATATCAGATTATCAATAAATTTATTAACCTATAATTCGAGCCATGACCTTGAACGATTTTTTAACTCGTTAAAAAATCAATCTTTCAAGAATTATAATGTTATCGTCATAGACAATGCATCAAATGACAACAGTGTGGAATTATCCAGAAATTGCTGTCCGGGTGCTAAAATCATACGCAATAAATATAATCTAGGCTATGCCGGCGGACACAATGTGGGCCTGTCATTGACTGACACAGAGTACGTGCTGGTGGCAAACCCCGACGTTACATTGACGGAAACTTTCCTCGAAAGATTAGTCGTGTCCTTAGACGAGGATGAGAGATTAGCGTCGGTGGGGGGCAAGTTATTAGGAATGACGGAAAACTTGAATAAACATAAACATTGTGGTATAATCGACACTACCGGTATAATTGTTTATAGAAATCGTCGATTCGTTGACCGCGGTCAAGGGGAAGACGATATGGGTCAGTATGAAAACGATTCCAACGTTTTTGGTCTGAGTGGCGCGTTGGTAATGTATCGTATGAAAGCGCTGAGAGAGGTATGTTTACCCGGTGGTCATTTTTTTGATAAAAGGTACTTTATGTACCGTGAAGACATCGATTTGGCCTGGCGTCTGCAACATTATGGTTGGCGGGCACGATATATCCATACGGCTTTGGGTTGGCACCGAAGAACTGCCGCCGATCCGAATAAGTCAGGCAATGTGAGCACCGCACGTCATCGTTTTAAAAAATCACAATTGGTGAATTACTGGTCTTACCGAAACCACCTGTATACTTTATTGAAGAACGAGCGATTAAGTGACTTCTGGCGAGACGGTATTGGAATCGTGTGGTATGAATTGAAAAAATTGACATTCATCATCATATTTGAGCCCGGCAGCTTGAGAGCCTGGAAGGAAATATGGCAGCAACGACACACGCTAAAGCAGGATCGTAAGTCAATTCAATCACAAGGGCGCTGTCATATGTATGAATGGCGTGTATAG
- a CDS encoding O-antigen ligase family protein, with protein MIGTRIGKIFWLTLACLIVVDGLSLWGWHEPNLARIFVIVLAIVVFGLSYWRLDVGMWIVLAELIVGSKGYILSWAAPNFVVSIRLVLFAAIILAWLITRIRQKNFPFIHSSIFRSYVGLLICIFVGVIVSLLYHNKYIDIFYDVNGYLYLGLLPVMYDAFSSRMAISKTLQVIWAALMAIFIKTAIMLFIFAGQFEFMVQAYRWIRDTRIDEVTLIAGNAYRIFSQSQIWSMFGFLIALIVITLSGKAMISRRWWWFFMVASGGVVIISYSRSFWLALIITLISWLWYLFRYGGRSKKAIVKYTAWLVLILAGELLSIILIIRLPNLLKLNHNTASLSSLVEDRLANDQQAGLQSRWNLIKPLTSKIIKQPIVGHGFGSTITYQSKDPRITAGSGGGAYTTYSFEWGYLDILLKIGVVGLVVYAWFVGRILKSGYRAIKDTGTEKPIMLGLFFAMISLLITHITTPYLNHPLGLGLIMFCAVVFEYATHDDGAPV; from the coding sequence ATGATCGGTACGCGTATCGGAAAAATATTCTGGTTGACTCTGGCGTGCTTGATTGTGGTTGATGGCTTGAGCTTGTGGGGTTGGCATGAGCCAAACTTAGCTCGGATATTCGTAATCGTCTTGGCTATTGTCGTTTTTGGCCTGTCGTATTGGCGTCTCGATGTCGGCATGTGGATAGTACTGGCCGAACTCATTGTCGGATCAAAGGGATATATATTGTCTTGGGCCGCGCCGAATTTTGTCGTCTCAATTCGATTAGTGCTTTTTGCTGCCATTATATTGGCGTGGTTGATCACCAGAATAAGGCAGAAGAATTTCCCCTTCATACATTCGAGTATATTTCGTAGCTATGTCGGTCTATTAATATGTATTTTTGTCGGGGTCATTGTAAGTCTGTTATATCATAATAAATATATTGATATATTTTACGATGTAAATGGATATCTATATCTGGGATTATTACCGGTAATGTATGATGCATTCAGTTCTCGGATGGCTATTAGCAAAACACTCCAGGTTATATGGGCGGCTCTGATGGCCATATTTATAAAAACTGCAATAATGTTGTTTATATTTGCCGGTCAATTCGAATTCATGGTTCAAGCATACCGATGGATAAGAGATACGCGAATTGATGAGGTTACATTAATTGCCGGCAATGCTTATCGGATATTTTCTCAAAGCCAGATCTGGAGCATGTTCGGTTTTTTAATTGCATTAATAGTCATTACGTTGTCGGGGAAAGCGATGATTTCACGCCGATGGTGGTGGTTCTTTATGGTAGCATCTGGCGGCGTGGTAATAATAAGTTATTCACGTAGTTTTTGGTTAGCGCTTATAATTACCCTGATATCCTGGTTGTGGTATCTATTTCGGTATGGGGGCCGTTCAAAAAAGGCCATTGTAAAATATACAGCGTGGCTGGTTCTTATATTGGCTGGGGAGCTACTTTCAATAATACTAATTATTCGTTTGCCCAATTTATTAAAATTGAACCACAACACAGCATCTTTATCATCATTAGTTGAAGATAGATTGGCCAATGATCAGCAAGCCGGCCTTCAAAGCCGTTGGAACTTAATTAAACCTTTAACAAGTAAGATAATAAAACAGCCAATAGTGGGGCATGGTTTTGGTTCAACAATAACATATCAATCAAAAGATCCGCGGATAACCGCGGGATCGGGCGGGGGAGCCTATACAACTTATTCATTTGAGTGGGGCTACTTAGATATTCTATTAAAAATTGGGGTGGTTGGGTTAGTTGTCTATGCTTGGTTTGTTGGCCGTATATTAAAATCCGGATATCGGGCAATAAAAGATACAGGAACCGAAAAACCAATCATGTTGGGCTTGTTTTTTGCCATGATATCCTTGTTAATTACCCATATTACCACGCCGTATCTTAATCACCCACTAGGTCTGGGTTTGATAATGTTTTGCGCTGTAGTTTTTGAATATGCAACACACGATGACGGGGCACCCGTCTAG
- a CDS encoding glycosyltransferase family 2 protein — translation MNITSNNQEKDLSIVIVSWNVCDLLKQALASIYQETNFISFEVIVVDNNSHDGSADMVMNEFPQVVLIRNKYNAGFAKANNQAIKRTTGRYILLLNPDTVILDGNLDHSVGWMDDNVSVGIMGCRLLNPNHTPQASVRQLPTIGAMAMTLLKLHRVFPNAKAIKDYTRADFDYNKTQTVDQVMGAYFMVRRKTLDQIGLLDEGYFIWFEEVDYCARAKEMDWKVAYYPDASIIHYYGQSFRQVLSLRKQVILNNSLLRYYQKHGTMWDRLIVKLLYIPSLIPSLVVSLIIQPFMK, via the coding sequence ATGAATATTACCAGCAACAATCAGGAAAAAGATCTATCAATCGTTATTGTTTCATGGAATGTTTGCGACTTACTCAAACAGGCGTTAGCTTCCATATATCAAGAAACAAATTTTATCAGCTTCGAAGTGATTGTGGTAGATAACAATTCGCACGACGGTTCAGCAGATATGGTAATGAATGAATTCCCGCAAGTCGTTTTAATCAGAAATAAGTACAATGCCGGTTTTGCTAAGGCGAATAATCAAGCCATAAAAAGGACGACTGGGAGATACATACTGCTATTAAATCCCGATACAGTTATATTAGATGGCAATTTGGATCACAGCGTTGGTTGGATGGATGATAATGTATCCGTGGGTATAATGGGCTGTCGTTTATTAAATCCTAATCACACGCCACAAGCCTCGGTTCGCCAGCTGCCAACAATTGGTGCCATGGCAATGACTTTGCTTAAATTACATCGTGTATTTCCAAATGCCAAAGCTATTAAAGATTACACCAGAGCTGATTTTGACTATAATAAAACCCAAACCGTTGACCAAGTAATGGGCGCATACTTTATGGTAAGACGAAAGACACTTGATCAAATCGGCCTATTGGATGAGGGGTACTTTATATGGTTCGAAGAGGTGGATTATTGCGCCAGAGCAAAAGAAATGGATTGGAAAGTGGCGTATTATCCGGACGCCTCCATTATACATTATTACGGCCAAAGCTTTCGTCAAGTTTTGAGTTTACGCAAACAAGTTATATTAAACAACAGCCTTTTGAGATACTACCAGAAACATGGGACAATGTGGGACCGTCTGATTGTAAAACTTTTATATATACCGAGCCTGATACCGAGCCTGGTGGTTAGTTTAATAATTCAACCATTCATGAAATGA
- a CDS encoding FtsX-like permease family protein: MFNEIFRNMWRKKLRSMLTIFGISIGILAFTVMGSLALRFNKMIQGGKKYVTGQITLAPKGTNFGMGGAGGTLPVDTLNKISKVDGVEAVAAGIEMPMEEPNLDQATVSMGPAPTIEGMDLSSKFKNRNWETLAMKEGRMIEASDPVNSVTIGYTISTDKGLKTGDAMKIRGQDFKVLGIVDKTMTGPDTYIFMPLSVARDLYIESNPFLKSLKEQAANAQEISDSALAKLPAETRAQIEQARTFKVEDISTGAAVSWKDGYDSDQVAQRIKDQFKDEVIVMSPKALGEMIDKASAVFNSVILGSAILALIVGGFSIINTMVMSITERTKEIGIKKAIGASSRSIAREYTIEAGIIGLIGGLIGIGLGSLMIVIINNAVANKSGAIFELSPVFLAIVLAFSFGLGMTAGLLPAWRASKLRVVEALRQL; this comes from the coding sequence ATGTTTAATGAGATTTTTCGCAACATGTGGCGCAAGAAGCTGCGTTCCATGCTGACTATTTTCGGCATTAGCATTGGTATTCTGGCCTTTACGGTTATGGGATCGCTAGCTCTACGATTTAATAAAATGATCCAGGGTGGAAAGAAGTATGTCACTGGTCAAATAACCCTGGCGCCAAAGGGGACTAATTTTGGCATGGGTGGCGCAGGTGGCACACTTCCAGTTGACACTCTGAATAAGATATCTAAAGTCGATGGGGTTGAGGCGGTCGCTGCCGGCATTGAAATGCCCATGGAAGAACCCAACTTAGACCAGGCTACCGTTAGTATGGGTCCGGCCCCCACCATTGAGGGTATGGATCTAAGCTCAAAATTTAAAAATCGCAACTGGGAAACATTAGCCATGAAAGAGGGCCGAATGATCGAGGCCAGCGACCCAGTTAATAGCGTGACCATCGGTTACACCATCTCCACAGATAAAGGGTTGAAAACCGGAGACGCCATGAAAATACGCGGTCAGGATTTCAAAGTGCTGGGAATAGTCGATAAAACTATGACCGGCCCCGATACATACATATTCATGCCATTGTCTGTGGCTCGCGACCTATATATTGAATCTAACCCATTTTTAAAGTCCCTCAAGGAACAGGCCGCAAATGCGCAAGAAATATCCGACAGTGCGCTAGCCAAACTACCTGCCGAGACGCGAGCCCAGATAGAACAAGCCCGAACTTTCAAAGTTGAAGATATCTCAACCGGAGCCGCTGTCTCATGGAAGGACGGCTACGACTCTGATCAGGTAGCTCAAAGAATTAAGGACCAGTTCAAAGACGAGGTGATAGTAATGTCTCCTAAGGCCCTGGGTGAAATGATTGACAAGGCCTCAGCCGTTTTTAATTCAGTAATTTTGGGCAGCGCTATTCTCGCTTTGATTGTTGGAGGTTTCTCAATTATAAACACTATGGTGATGTCAATAACTGAACGGACAAAGGAAATTGGCATCAAAAAAGCGATCGGAGCCTCATCGAGATCAATTGCTCGGGAGTATACCATTGAGGCCGGCATAATCGGATTGATTGGCGGATTGATCGGGATTGGTTTAGGAAGCTTGATGATAGTGATCATTAACAATGCCGTGGCCAACAAGAGTGGAGCGATTTTTGAGCTCTCCCCTGTCTTTCTGGCTATAGTGCTGGCATTTTCGTTTGGCCTAGGCATGACCGCTGGCCTTTTGCCAGCTTGGCGAGCCTCAAAACTTAGAGTGGTCGAAGCATTGCGTCAATTGTAA
- a CDS encoding ABC transporter ATP-binding protein, whose product MTNPIISAQHLKKEYRMSKDNIVHALNDVSVNIYPGDFSAIIGPSGCGKSTLMHILGLLDKPDAGNLTIEDKDVMKLSESEAVKFRANRIGFIFQGFNLLPSLTALENVILAGKYGGLSSSQRRIKAKQLLEMIGLGDRINHKPNELSGGQQQRVSIARALINNPTIILADEPTGELDSNTSMEIIDLLKKLNRDNQQTFVLVTHNLEVADQCRTIIKLKDGHNDN is encoded by the coding sequence ATGACCAATCCAATTATATCGGCTCAACACCTGAAAAAAGAGTATCGCATGTCGAAAGACAACATTGTTCATGCCTTGAATGATGTCAGCGTAAATATATACCCGGGTGATTTTTCCGCAATTATTGGACCTTCGGGTTGCGGTAAGTCAACCTTAATGCACATACTGGGATTATTGGATAAGCCTGATGCCGGCAACTTAACGATCGAAGATAAAGATGTTATGAAGCTTAGTGAATCTGAGGCGGTAAAGTTTCGAGCCAATCGTATCGGATTTATTTTCCAGGGTTTTAACTTATTGCCTTCACTAACAGCTCTTGAAAACGTCATACTGGCCGGTAAGTACGGTGGTTTGTCCAGCAGCCAGCGGCGCATAAAAGCAAAACAACTCTTAGAAATGATTGGCTTAGGCGACCGAATAAATCACAAGCCAAATGAACTATCCGGCGGTCAGCAACAACGTGTTTCTATAGCGCGGGCGCTTATCAATAATCCCACGATTATTCTCGCTGATGAACCGACCGGGGAATTGGACAGCAACACATCTATGGAAATTATAGATTTGTTAAAAAAGTTAAACCGAGATAACCAGCAAACATTCGTATTGGTAACCCACAACCTTGAGGTTGCCGACCAATGTCGTACGATTATCAAACTCAAAGATGGTCATAATGATAACTAA